The Panicum virgatum strain AP13 chromosome 5K, P.virgatum_v5, whole genome shotgun sequence genome has a window encoding:
- the LOC120707456 gene encoding uncharacterized protein LOC120707456: protein MVVVAVAVMKVAPELLVENLACASNMVVEKGVRRRTAPKVQKIILASASPMVVEGGASFQIAQRVLREAQSSARRMVEESAAHSWDAPEGLKVALHFARAMAEASDVHFRVAVFAQRVCMVALSIVLPTVVGKGVLVLAALRVLEDAQSTVCAMEVARDASLTAAPRVRRGAPISVRLMEAANAAHGARRT, encoded by the coding sequence ATGGTGGTGGTCGCCGTTGCAGTCATGAAGGTTGCTCCCGAGCTGCTCGTGGAAAATCTGGCTTGTGCATCAAACATGGTGGTGGAAAAAGGTGTCAGAAGGAGAACTGCACCAAAAGTGCAGAAGATCATTCTGGCCTCTGCATCGCCCATGGTGGTGGAAGGCGGTGCCAGTTTCCAGATTGCACAAAGGGTGCTCAGGGAAGCACAAAGTTCTGCAAGGCGCATGGTGGAGGAAAGCGCTGCACATTCTTGGGATGCACCAGAGGGGCTGAAGGTAGCACTGCATTTTGCAAGGGCCATGGCGGAGGCAAGCGATGTGCATTTCAGGGTGGCGGTATTTGCCCAAAGAGTGTGCATGGTGGCACTCAGTATTGTGTTGCCCACGGTGGTGGGAAAAGGTGTGCTAGTTCTGGCTGCACTAAGAGTGCTAGAGGACGCACAGAGTACTGTGTGCGCCATGGAGGTGGCAAGAGATGCAAGTCTGACGGCTGCACCAAGAGTGCGCAGGGGAGCACCGATTTCTGTAAGGCTCATGGAGGCGGCAAACGCTGCTCATGGGGCCAGGCGGACGTGA
- the LOC120707454 gene encoding uncharacterized protein LOC120707454 has translation MYGEQLDHELDSLLHMPSDGDTWSVMQSWVLPTRSFLEFVMFSRMFVDALDAQMYDKHHRTGYCILSLHKDQHCYSRLLEEIVNVWAFHSARRMVYVNPETGVMQEQHPLSGRRGQMSVQWFSYATLKSMDEELAEEFNSDHPDRRWLWPQTGEVFWQGLYERERTMRQQEKERRKQQSRDKIQRIKKRARQKTLGKYIKPPPEDIGGSNDTMTVDL, from the exons ATGTATGGTGAACAGCTTGATCATGAACTGGATTCTCTGCTACATATGCCTAGTGATGGAGATACTTGGTCTGTGATGCAAAGTTGGGTTTTGCCTACACGGTCATTCCTAGAATTTGTTATGTTTTCAAG AATGTTTGTTGATGCACTGGATGCACAAATGTATGACAAACACCATCGAACTGGGTATTGCATCTTGAGTCTCCACAAG GACCAGCACTGCTACTCTCGTCTTCTGGAGGAGATTGTGAATGTTTGGGCATTCCACAGTGCGCGGCGGATGGTTTATGTCAATCCTGAGACTGGTGTAATGCAGGAGCAGCACCCGCTCAGTGGCAGGAGAGGTCAGATGTCAGTCCAGTGGTTCTCCTACGCCACTCTGAAGAGCATGGATGAGGAGTTGGCAGAAGAGTTCAACTCAGATCACCCAGACAGGAGGTGGCTCTGGCCACAAACGGGGGAGGTCTTCTGGCAAGGTCTCTATGAGAGGGAGCGAACCATGCGGCAACAGGAAAAGGAGCGGCGGAAGCAGCAGAGCAGAGACAAGATCCAGAGAATCAAGAAGAGAGCTCGGCAAAAGACACTGGGCAAGTATATAAAGCCACCACCTGAGGATATCGGTGGCTCGAACGATACGATGACGGTAGATTTGTAG